In the genome of Myxococcus stipitatus, one region contains:
- a CDS encoding 3-keto-5-aminohexanoate cleavage protein — MSTPMVITAAMVGAETTREQTPHLPITAEEIAEDAARCREAGAAMVHLHVRTADGKPSQDAELFRAAIRAIRKRTDVLIQTSTGGAVGMTVDQRCGPLTLTGEDRPDMATLTTGTVNFGEEVFWNPRPLVRDIAKRIKALGLRPELECFDVGMIDEARYLAKEGLVDLPAHFDFVLGVPGTLQPRPEVLDFMIASLPEGSTWTVAGVGRHQLAYVDEAAKRGGNARVGLEDNIYVSKGVLAKGNWELVAEAARRARAHGREPATPEQARKLLRLS; from the coding sequence ATGAGCACTCCCATGGTCATCACCGCGGCGATGGTCGGCGCGGAGACGACACGCGAGCAGACGCCCCATCTGCCCATCACCGCCGAGGAGATCGCCGAGGACGCCGCGCGCTGCCGCGAGGCCGGCGCGGCGATGGTGCACCTGCACGTGCGCACCGCGGACGGCAAGCCGTCCCAGGACGCGGAGCTGTTCCGGGCCGCGATTCGCGCCATCCGCAAGCGCACCGACGTGCTCATCCAGACGTCGACGGGCGGCGCGGTGGGCATGACGGTGGACCAGCGCTGCGGTCCCCTGACGCTGACGGGGGAGGACCGGCCGGACATGGCCACCCTCACCACGGGCACGGTGAACTTCGGCGAAGAGGTGTTCTGGAACCCGCGCCCGCTGGTGCGGGACATCGCGAAGCGCATCAAGGCGCTGGGCCTCCGGCCGGAGCTGGAGTGCTTCGACGTGGGCATGATCGACGAGGCGCGCTACCTGGCGAAGGAAGGCCTGGTCGACCTGCCGGCGCACTTCGACTTCGTGCTGGGGGTGCCGGGGACGCTGCAGCCTCGGCCGGAAGTGCTCGACTTCATGATTGCCTCGCTGCCAGAGGGGAGCACCTGGACGGTGGCGGGCGTGGGCCGGCACCAGCTCGCCTACGTGGACGAGGCGGCGAAGCGCGGCGGCAACGCGCGAGTGGGCCTGGAGGACAACATCTACGTGTCCAAGGGCGTGCTCGCGAAGGGCAACTGGGAGCTGGTGGCCGAGGCCGCCAGGCGAGCCCGAGCCCACGGCCGCGAGCCCGCCACACCGGAACAGGCGCGCAAGCTCCTCCGGTTGAGCTGA
- a CDS encoding hotdog fold domain-containing protein — translation MSTGTKAIIRLRMSSHDAHYGGNLVDGARMLGLFGDVATELCIRADGDEGLFRAYDSVEFLAPVYAGDFIEAEGEIVSAGNTSRKMRFEARKVIRPRPDVNDSAADLLPEPIVVCRASGTCVVPKDKQRGQR, via the coding sequence GTGAGCACGGGAACCAAGGCCATCATCCGCCTGCGCATGAGCAGCCATGACGCGCACTACGGCGGCAACCTGGTGGACGGCGCGCGCATGCTGGGCCTCTTTGGGGACGTGGCCACGGAGCTGTGCATCCGCGCCGACGGCGACGAGGGCCTGTTCCGGGCCTATGACTCCGTGGAGTTCCTGGCGCCGGTGTACGCCGGGGACTTCATCGAGGCGGAAGGCGAAATCGTCAGCGCGGGCAACACGTCGCGCAAGATGCGCTTCGAGGCCCGCAAGGTCATCCGCCCGCGGCCGGATGTGAACGATTCGGCGGCGGACCTGTTGCCGGAGCCCATCGTGGTGTGCCGGGCTTCGGGCACCTGCGTGGTTCCGAAGGACAAGCAGCGAGGTCAGCGATGA